A region of the Geomonas subterranea genome:
ATCAAGACCAGAAGCCCGCGCATGAAGGCGATCTTCAGCTACCTGGAGGCGGTCGCCCCCACCGAGCAGCCGGTCCTCGTCACCGGGGAGACCGGGGTGGGGAAGGAGCTCATCGCCCGCGCCGTGCACGAGTTGAGCGGGCGCCGGGGGCCGTTCGTCCCCGTGAACAGCGCCGGGGTCGATGACCACGTCTTCTCGGACACCCTCTTCGGACACAAAAAGGGCGCCTTCACCGGCGCCGACCACGCGCGCGACGGGATGATCGCCCGCGCCGCCGGGGGGACCCTGTTCCTCGACGAGATCGGCGAGATGTCCCCGGCCACCCAGGTGAAGCTTTTGCGCCTTCTGCAGGAGGGGGAGTATTACCCGCTGGGGTCGGACCTCCCTGCCGCGAACCAGGCCCGGGTGGTGGTGGCGACCAACCGCGACCTTTCCGCCGCCATCGCCGGGGGGAGCTTTCGCCGCGACCTTTACTACCGGCTCTGCGCGCACCAGGTGCACATCCCCCCGCTGCGCGAGCGCACCGAGGACATCCCGATCCTCCTGGAGACCTTCGTCGAGGAGGCGGCGCGCACGCTGCACAAGGAGGTCCCGGAGTATCCCTACGAGCTCCCGAGCCTCCTCGCGGGGTACGCCTTCCCCGGTAACATCAGGGAGCTGCGCGCCCTGGTCTTCGACGTGGTGACCCGGCACCAGAGGGGGAAGCTATCCCTTATTCCCTTCCGCGACGCCACCGGAGTGGGACTTCCGACAGCGGCCCCGGATCCCGACGAGGGGGGGGAGTGGCTGAACCTCTCCGCGGGATTCCCCACCCTGTCGCAGCTTACCCAGAGTCTCATAGAGGCCGCCCTCAAGCGCTCGGGCGGCAACCAGAGGGCCGCCGCGGAACTCCTGGGTATCAGCCGCCAGGCCCTCAATCAGCGCATAAGTAAAAAATAATGTAGCGGTTTCTCCCGTTTCCTCTCAAAACAACGCCCTCCGCGTTCCTACGCCACCTCCGGCGGGCAAGAAATCTTGTCCTGTCAAGTTTTCTTGCTCGCGTCTGTAACTCCATGCGCCATCGCGGGAAATCCGCATCCTTCCGCAGTTTTGTCAAGAAATCTTGCTGCACCGAAAAGCCCCCCCCGCACCCTGACGGTAATGCAAGCCCCGTGTACAGGGCGTTTGGCCTTTTTCTTACGCTGGCACGCCGCTTGCCTTGCCTGAGCAGCCCGGGGTGCGCTCATTAAAAGAGGCGCCGCTTACGTCGCGCCCTTCGGCGCGACCGGTACGGCCCGGCAAGGTCATGGAGAAAGGACGGAAAACGAGGTGCGTGATGCTTAAGAAAGTGCTGGTGGTCGATGATTCGGAAATGATCCACAAGATGTACCGCCTGGTTCTGAACCGTTACGGATGCGAGATTATCGACGCCATGGACGGCCAGCAGGCGCTCGACCTGCTGGAGAGGCACCAGGGGATACAGCTCATCCTGCTCGACATCAACATGCCGGTGATGAACGGGGTGCAGTTCCTGGAGAAGGCGGGCGCGCTGGGGATCACCAAGAGGATCCCCGTCGTCATCATCAGCACGGAAGGGAAGGAGGGGGACACGATCCGCGGGCTGCAGCTGGGGGCCAAGGGGTATGTGAAGAAACCCTTCAACCCCACCCTGCTGCACGAAATGATCGACAAGCTCGAGCTCCCCCCGGCGGAGGTTTCCACGTTCGTGGAATGCCGCGCAGCCAACACCCTGTAACCAGCGGCCGCGGCCGCCGGCCCGGGCCGGCGCGTGATGCGGCCCGAGCATGGAAGGGAATGAGATGATCCTCAACAAAGTCCTGGTGGTGGACGATTCGGCGCTGATTCACCAGATGTACCGCCTGGTCCTGGCGCGCTACCGCTGCGAGGTCGTGGGCGCCAACAACGGCCAGGAGGCGCTCGACATCCTGGCGCGCTTCGACGACGTGCAGCTCGTGCTTTTGGATATCAACATGCCGGTGATGAACGGGGTGCAGTTCCTGGAGAAGGCGTCCCAGCTCGGCTTCACCCCGCGGGTGCCGGTGGTGATCGTCAGCACGGAAGGGAAGGAGGAGGACACCATTCAGGGGCTCAAGCTGGGCGCCTGCGGCTATCTCACCAAGCCCTTCACTCCGAGCCAGCTGCACGAGGTGATCGTGAAGGTGCTGCAGCAAAGCGCGACCGGCATGGAGCCGGAGGGGGAGATGGCCCTTGAGCGGTGAGTGCGATTTCTCAGCCCTGATCGGGGAGTTCGTCGAGGACGCGGGGGGGCACCTGGACGCGGTGGAGGGGTTCCTCCTCGAGCTGGAGCGGCGCGCCCCGGCCGGTTGCGACGGCGAGCTGGTCACCCTGATCCAGGGGCACCTGCACACCCTCAAGGGGAACTCCGGGATGATGGGGCTCACCGCGCTGCAGCAGTACGTGCACCGGCTGGAAGAGGTGATGAAGCAGACCGGTGCGGGCGCGCTCCCGCTGGGGGCGGCGCTCTTTGGCGCCCTCTACGGCGGGATCAACGCGCTCCGCGGCGCGCTGATGAGTTTCGCCCGCACCCCGGACGCCCCCCTGGATTTCACCCATGAAGAGTCCCTGCTCGAGGCGCTGGGCTCCGCCCCGCAGACTCCCGCCGGAGGCGGAGATGAGCATGGGCACGAACATGAGCAAGGCCATGGGCACGAACACGGGCACGAGCCTGTCGCCGCGGCCGCGCCTTCCCGCCCCGCCTCCCCGTCTGAATTCGGATACATCACCCAGAAAAGCAGCACCCTCAAGGTGAACTTCGAGAAGCTCGACGAGCTGTTAAACCTCATGGGCGAGCTCGTCATCCAGCGCACCGCCCTCACCACCCTGGAAAAGCGCCTGCGTGAGACGGTGTCCGACCGGGAGCTCCTGAACGCATTCAACGAAACGAGCCAGCTGATCGGCAAGAGCACCGACGACCTGCGCCAGTCCATCATGAAGGTGCGCATGCTCCCGGTGAAGACCGTGTTCCAGCGCTTCCAGCGCCTGGTGCGCGACCTCTCCCTCACCCACGGCAAGGAGGTGCGCCTTCTGCTCGAGGGGGAGGATACCGAGCTCGACAAGACGGTCCTCGACGAGATCGGCGAGCCCCTTTTGCACCTGATCAGAAACGCCGTGGATCACGGCCTGGAGACCCCGGGCGAGCGGCGCTCCCGCGGCAAGGAGCCGCGCGGCACCCTGACCCTCAGGGCGCGCCACGAGAGTAACCACATCGTCATCTCCGTCTCCGACGACGGGGGGGGGATGGACCCTGAGGAGATCCGCAGCAAGGCGGTGCAGCGCGGCGTGCTCGAGCCGGAAGCGGCCCGCGGCATGACCTCCGCGGAACTGCTGCAGCTGGTCTTCGTCCCGGGATTTTCGACCAGGAGCGAGGTGACCGAGACCTCGGGGCGGGGGATCGGGCTCGACGTGGTCAAGAAGATCGTCTCTTCCCTAAACGGCATCATCGAGATCGAATCGAAGCTCGGGCGCGGCACCACCTTCACCATCATGCTCCCGCTGACGCTCGCCATCATCACCGCCCTCATGGTGGAGGTGGCGGGCGAGACCTACGCGGTGCCGCTCTCCGGCGTCCTGGAGAGCGTCCAGGTGCGGGGTGAGGAGTGCCACGACACGGGGAGCGGCGAGGTGATCATGCTGCGCGACCGGGTGCTTCCTCTGTACCGGCTGGACCGCTTCTTCGGGCGGGCAAGCGCGGAGCAAAGGGAACAGGAATACGTCGTGGTGGTGGCCAGCGGCGACAAGAAGGGCGGACTCGTGGTGGACCGCCTGATCGGCCAGCAGGAGATCGTCATCAAGGGACTGGACGACTACTTAGGGGAGCTCCCCGGGATCTCCGGCGGCACCGTGCTCGGCGACGGCAGGGTCTCGCTCATCGTCGACATCCCCTCGATACTGGGGCGCTGACCCCGCAGGGCACAAGAGTTATCGCAAAGGAGACAGGCATGGCAGAGCAATTCAACCTCCCAAGCTCAGGGCTGGCGGAGGACGTGCTGGCCCGGTTCATCGAACAGGCCCAGCAGGAGGTGGACCGGGACGTTTCGGTCTCTTCCGGCACGGAAGGGGGGGGGAAGCTGCAACTGGTCACCTTCCGCCTGGGCAGGGAGGAGTACGGCGTCGACATCAACAGCGTCCAGGAGATCATCCGGGGGGGGGGCATCACGGAGGTCCCCGGTGCACCCCCCCACGTGAGCGGGGTGATCAACCTGCGCGGGAAGATCATACCGGTCGTCAACCTGCGCCGGCGCTTTGGCCGTCCCGACGTCGAGGAGAACGAGGAGCAGCGGATCGTGGTGGTGGAACTGGGGGAGAAGCGCCTGGGGATGCTGGTCGACTCGGTGCGCCAGGTGATCCAGTTCTCGGCCTCCCTCGTCGAGGAGATGCCCGAGGACGCCACCACCCCCGAGGCCAGCTACATCGGCGGCATGGGGAAACTCGACGGCCGCCTGATCATCATTTTGAATCTCAACCGCGCGCTCTTGCTGTAGCACGGGGCACCAGTAAAGGAGAAAGTAGATGTTAAAGAACGTTCGCATAGGGGGCCGGCTCGGCCTTGGTTTCGGCATCATGCTGCTCATCGTGGTCGCGGTTGGCGGCACCGGTTACTGGGGGGTGAGAGAGAGCACCCAGACCACCATCGCCATGCTGCAGGGGGACG
Encoded here:
- a CDS encoding sigma-54-dependent transcriptional regulator, yielding MSALGSKKGAADLILLVDDEPQILFGSSVMLRQAGLGRVRTLDDIRQLLPLLAEEEPGVIVLDLQMPHISGKEMLGELSCGYPGIPVIIVTAANELDTAIDCMKLGAFDYIVKPVDPTRFVTSVRKALDRNTMQREIESLRESLLTGRPANEEAFSSIKTRSPRMKAIFSYLEAVAPTEQPVLVTGETGVGKELIARAVHELSGRRGPFVPVNSAGVDDHVFSDTLFGHKKGAFTGADHARDGMIARAAGGTLFLDEIGEMSPATQVKLLRLLQEGEYYPLGSDLPAANQARVVVATNRDLSAAIAGGSFRRDLYYRLCAHQVHIPPLRERTEDIPILLETFVEEAARTLHKEVPEYPYELPSLLAGYAFPGNIRELRALVFDVVTRHQRGKLSLIPFRDATGVGLPTAAPDPDEGGEWLNLSAGFPTLSQLTQSLIEAALKRSGGNQRAAAELLGISRQALNQRISKK
- a CDS encoding response regulator, producing the protein MLKKVLVVDDSEMIHKMYRLVLNRYGCEIIDAMDGQQALDLLERHQGIQLILLDINMPVMNGVQFLEKAGALGITKRIPVVIISTEGKEGDTIRGLQLGAKGYVKKPFNPTLLHEMIDKLELPPAEVSTFVECRAANTL
- a CDS encoding response regulator, with the translated sequence MILNKVLVVDDSALIHQMYRLVLARYRCEVVGANNGQEALDILARFDDVQLVLLDINMPVMNGVQFLEKASQLGFTPRVPVVIVSTEGKEEDTIQGLKLGACGYLTKPFTPSQLHEVIVKVLQQSATGMEPEGEMALER
- a CDS encoding chemotaxis protein CheA, which produces MSGECDFSALIGEFVEDAGGHLDAVEGFLLELERRAPAGCDGELVTLIQGHLHTLKGNSGMMGLTALQQYVHRLEEVMKQTGAGALPLGAALFGALYGGINALRGALMSFARTPDAPLDFTHEESLLEALGSAPQTPAGGGDEHGHEHEQGHGHEHGHEPVAAAAPSRPASPSEFGYITQKSSTLKVNFEKLDELLNLMGELVIQRTALTTLEKRLRETVSDRELLNAFNETSQLIGKSTDDLRQSIMKVRMLPVKTVFQRFQRLVRDLSLTHGKEVRLLLEGEDTELDKTVLDEIGEPLLHLIRNAVDHGLETPGERRSRGKEPRGTLTLRARHESNHIVISVSDDGGGMDPEEIRSKAVQRGVLEPEAARGMTSAELLQLVFVPGFSTRSEVTETSGRGIGLDVVKKIVSSLNGIIEIESKLGRGTTFTIMLPLTLAIITALMVEVAGETYAVPLSGVLESVQVRGEECHDTGSGEVIMLRDRVLPLYRLDRFFGRASAEQREQEYVVVVASGDKKGGLVVDRLIGQQEIVIKGLDDYLGELPGISGGTVLGDGRVSLIVDIPSILGR
- a CDS encoding chemotaxis protein CheW — translated: MAEQFNLPSSGLAEDVLARFIEQAQQEVDRDVSVSSGTEGGGKLQLVTFRLGREEYGVDINSVQEIIRGGGITEVPGAPPHVSGVINLRGKIIPVVNLRRRFGRPDVEENEEQRIVVVELGEKRLGMLVDSVRQVIQFSASLVEEMPEDATTPEASYIGGMGKLDGRLIIILNLNRALLL